The following coding sequences lie in one Nitratireductor mangrovi genomic window:
- the otnI gene encoding 2-oxo-tetronate isomerase, with product MPKLAANLSMLFTKAPFMERFALAAAAGFHAVEFLFPYEHDARAIAAELERHRLELALFNTPPGDWDKGERGLAALPGHRERFRESLSQTLDYARVLKPRNIHCMAGIVPEGADRAMLEETFIDNLCFAADAAAGLGVRVLIEPLNPFDMPGYFLGSMEQAAAILDRAGHDNLGLQYDIYHQSRTRGEIVATFDRYKDRIAHIQIAGNPGRHEPDRGEVAYRFVLGEFDARGYGGFVGCEYRPQGLTEEGLGWAREYLGQG from the coding sequence ATGCCCAAGCTGGCCGCCAACCTTTCCATGCTGTTCACAAAAGCCCCGTTCATGGAGCGTTTTGCGCTTGCGGCGGCTGCCGGGTTCCACGCGGTCGAGTTCCTGTTTCCCTACGAACACGATGCGCGTGCCATCGCCGCCGAGCTGGAACGGCACCGGCTCGAACTGGCGCTCTTCAACACGCCGCCGGGTGACTGGGACAAGGGCGAGCGCGGGCTGGCAGCGCTTCCCGGGCATCGGGAACGGTTTCGCGAAAGCCTGTCGCAAACGCTCGACTACGCCCGTGTGCTCAAGCCGCGCAACATTCACTGCATGGCCGGCATCGTTCCCGAGGGCGCTGACCGCGCGATGCTGGAAGAGACCTTCATCGACAATCTGTGCTTCGCGGCGGACGCGGCGGCCGGGCTCGGCGTACGCGTCCTGATCGAACCGCTCAATCCCTTCGACATGCCTGGCTATTTTCTGGGATCGATGGAACAGGCGGCCGCCATCCTTGATCGCGCCGGGCATGACAATCTCGGGCTGCAATACGACATCTACCACCAGAGTCGCACGCGCGGCGAGATCGTCGCCACCTTCGACCGTTACAAGGATCGCATCGCCCATATCCAGATTGCCGGCAATCCGGGCCGCCACGAGCCCGACCGCGGCGAGGTCGCCTATCGTTTCGTGCTCGGCGAATTCGACGCGCGCGGCTATGGCGGGTTCGTCGGCTGCGAATACCGGCCGCAAGGCCTGACCGAGGAGGGGCTCGGCTGGGCGCGGGAGTATCTAGGGCAGGGCTGA
- the guaD gene encoding guanine deaminase — protein sequence MTSLLIRGRVLSFLREPVAADDLDACRYEEDGAVFVRRGKIVAVGDFATVSAIAGDVPLADHRPHLILPGFIDAHAHFPQMQVIASYGAELLDWLNNYTFPEETRFSDAQHGRRIARLFFDELVRHGTTTVAAYCSVHKASAEAFFAESHARNMLNIAGKVMMDRNAPDGLTDTPQSGYDDSKALIGEWHGKGRQLYAITPRFAITSTPDQMEMAQALAAEHPDCHIQTHLSENHAEIRWTEELYPQAKDYTDVYAQYGLLGRKSLLGHCIHLSDREADAMSESGAVAVFCPTSNLFLGSGLFDYQRYRRRPNPLTVAAATDVGGGTNYSMLRTMDEGYKVIALQGEKLNPLASFWQITRGNAEALSIADRAGTLDEGTDADIIVLDARATPGMRLRMETVSALSEELFLLQTLGDDRAVREVYIAGAAAKSTLSAA from the coding sequence ATGACCTCACTCCTCATCCGGGGCCGCGTGCTCTCCTTCCTGCGCGAGCCGGTGGCGGCCGACGATCTCGACGCCTGCCGCTACGAGGAGGACGGCGCCGTCTTCGTGCGCCGCGGCAAGATCGTCGCGGTCGGCGACTTCGCCACGGTCTCGGCGATCGCCGGCGACGTTCCGCTCGCCGACCACCGGCCGCACCTGATCCTGCCCGGCTTCATCGACGCTCACGCGCATTTTCCGCAGATGCAGGTGATCGCCTCCTACGGCGCCGAACTGCTTGACTGGCTCAACAACTACACCTTCCCGGAAGAGACCCGGTTTTCCGACGCCCAGCACGGCCGGCGCATCGCGCGGCTGTTCTTCGACGAACTGGTCCGCCATGGCACCACGACGGTCGCGGCTTACTGCTCGGTGCACAAGGCGTCGGCGGAGGCGTTCTTTGCCGAAAGCCACGCCCGCAACATGCTCAACATCGCCGGCAAGGTGATGATGGACCGCAATGCGCCCGACGGGCTCACCGACACGCCGCAATCGGGCTATGACGACAGCAAGGCGCTGATCGGGGAATGGCACGGTAAGGGACGCCAGCTCTACGCGATCACGCCGCGCTTCGCGATCACCTCGACGCCCGACCAGATGGAGATGGCGCAGGCGCTCGCCGCCGAACATCCGGACTGCCACATCCAGACCCACCTCTCGGAAAACCACGCCGAAATCCGCTGGACCGAGGAACTCTACCCGCAAGCGAAGGACTATACCGACGTCTATGCGCAATACGGCCTGCTCGGCCGCAAGAGCCTGCTCGGCCACTGCATCCATCTGTCCGACCGCGAGGCCGACGCGATGTCGGAAAGCGGCGCCGTCGCGGTCTTTTGCCCGACCTCGAACCTTTTCCTCGGCTCGGGCCTGTTCGACTACCAGCGCTACCGCAGGCGGCCCAACCCGCTCACCGTGGCGGCGGCGACCGATGTCGGCGGCGGCACCAACTATTCCATGCTGCGGACCATGGACGAGGGTTACAAGGTGATCGCGCTGCAGGGCGAGAAGCTGAACCCGCTGGCCTCGTTCTGGCAGATCACGCGCGGCAATGCCGAAGCCCTGTCGATCGCTGACCGCGCCGGCACGCTGGACGAAGGCACCGATGCCGACATCATCGTGCTCGACGCGCGGGCGACGCCCGGCATGCGGCTCAGGATGGAGACAGTGAGCGCGCTGTCGGAGGAACTGTTCCTGTTGCAGACGCTTGGCGACGACCGCGCCGTGCGTGAGGTCTATATCGCAGGGGCGGCGGCCAAGAGCACATTGTCGGCGGCCTGA
- a CDS encoding urate hydroxylase PuuD, producing MYDFAIFWDWLSFAVRWLHVITGIAWIGSSFYFVALDLGLRQRPGLPEGAYGEEWQVHGGGFYHVQKYLVAPAEMPEHLTWFKWEAYATWLTGFAMLAIVYYVGADLYLVDRNVLDVSAGTAILISLASLAVGWIVYDQLCKSPLGNNDTTLMLVLFAVLVFMAWGYTQVFTGRAALLHLGAFTATIMSANVFMIIIPNQKVVVADLIAGRKPDPKYGRIAKTRSLHNNYLTLPVLFLMLSNHYPLAFATKFNWVIALLVFLIGVLIRHYFNTVHARKGNPTWTWALAAILFVVIMWLSTVPTVLTGEDRTAQAAEPYVASAHFPAVRDTVLGRCSMCHTAEPVYEGVYITPKNVRLDSDAAIANRAEQIYLQSGRSHAMPPGNVTYMTEEERDLIVSWFEEARARN from the coding sequence ATGTACGATTTCGCGATTTTCTGGGACTGGCTGAGCTTTGCGGTGCGCTGGCTGCACGTCATCACCGGCATCGCCTGGATCGGCTCGTCCTTCTATTTCGTCGCGCTCGACCTCGGCCTGCGCCAGCGTCCCGGCCTGCCCGAAGGGGCCTATGGCGAGGAATGGCAGGTGCATGGCGGTGGCTTCTACCATGTCCAGAAATATCTGGTGGCGCCAGCCGAGATGCCCGAGCACCTGACCTGGTTCAAATGGGAGGCCTACGCCACCTGGCTGACCGGCTTCGCCATGCTCGCCATCGTCTATTATGTCGGCGCCGACCTCTATCTGGTCGACCGCAACGTGCTCGACGTTTCGGCCGGGACCGCGATCCTGATCTCGCTCGCCTCGCTGGCGGTCGGCTGGATCGTCTACGACCAGCTCTGCAAATCGCCGCTCGGCAACAACGATACGACGCTGATGCTGGTCCTGTTCGCGGTGCTGGTCTTCATGGCCTGGGGCTATACCCAGGTCTTCACCGGGCGCGCTGCCCTTCTGCATCTCGGCGCCTTCACGGCCACGATCATGTCGGCCAATGTGTTCATGATCATCATCCCGAACCAGAAGGTGGTGGTCGCCGACCTGATCGCCGGGCGCAAGCCGGACCCGAAATACGGCCGCATCGCCAAGACCCGCTCGCTGCACAACAACTATCTGACGCTGCCGGTCCTGTTCCTGATGCTGTCGAACCACTACCCGCTGGCGTTTGCCACCAAGTTCAACTGGGTGATCGCGCTCCTGGTGTTCCTGATCGGCGTCCTGATCCGGCACTATTTCAACACGGTGCATGCCCGCAAGGGCAACCCGACCTGGACCTGGGCGCTGGCCGCGATCCTGTTCGTCGTCATCATGTGGCTGTCGACGGTGCCGACGGTGCTGACCGGCGAGGATCGTACGGCCCAGGCGGCCGAGCCCTATGTCGCCTCGGCGCATTTTCCCGCGGTGCGCGACACCGTGCTCGGCCGCTGTTCCATGTGCCACACCGCCGAACCCGTCTATGAAGGCGTCTACATCACGCCGAAGAATGTGCGCCTCGACAGCGATGCCGCGATCGCCAACCGCGCCGAACAGATCTACCTGCAGTCGGGCCGCAGCCATGCCATGCCGCCCGGCAACGTCACCTACATGACCGAGGAGGAGCGCGACCTCATCGTCTCCTGGTTCGAGGAAGCGCGGGCTCGGAACTGA
- a CDS encoding LysR family transcriptional regulator — MAYLDNIAVFVRVVELGNLSAAGRDMRISPAVASNRIKELEKHLGVRLFNRTTRQLTPTEHGRVFYDGAKKVLEAVGDAEAAVSALSGQPRGTIRVTAPLGLGRRLIASGIPEFRERYPDIEVRLRLSDHDVDIMREGIDVAFRLGLLEDSSLRMRGIMECERVIVAAPAYLEKRGEPQTADDLLSHDCLMLRYPGAREHFWTLKTEAGPRKLDVRGPYDSDDGDVLTGWALAGHGIIMKPRFEVEPFLRDWRLKVILTDTPPIPVQLAAVFPHKKFQDPKVRLLLDFMAERCQRMIRDILGRN; from the coding sequence ATGGCCTATCTCGACAACATCGCCGTTTTCGTCCGCGTCGTCGAACTCGGCAACCTCTCCGCCGCAGGGCGCGACATGCGCATTTCGCCGGCGGTGGCCTCCAACCGCATCAAGGAACTTGAAAAGCATCTAGGCGTGCGCCTGTTCAACCGCACGACGCGCCAGCTGACTCCCACCGAGCACGGCCGCGTCTTTTACGACGGCGCCAAGAAGGTGCTTGAAGCGGTCGGCGACGCCGAGGCAGCCGTCAGCGCGCTGTCGGGCCAGCCGCGCGGCACCATCCGCGTCACCGCGCCGCTCGGCCTTGGCCGCCGACTGATCGCCTCCGGCATTCCCGAATTCCGCGAACGCTATCCCGACATCGAGGTCAGGCTCAGGCTTTCCGACCACGATGTCGACATCATGCGCGAGGGCATCGACGTCGCCTTCCGGCTCGGACTTCTGGAGGATTCCAGCCTCAGGATGCGCGGCATCATGGAATGCGAGCGCGTCATCGTCGCCGCGCCTGCCTATCTGGAGAAGCGCGGCGAGCCGCAAACCGCCGACGACCTCCTTTCGCACGACTGCCTGATGCTGCGTTATCCGGGCGCGCGCGAGCATTTCTGGACGCTGAAGACCGAGGCCGGGCCGCGCAAGCTCGACGTGCGCGGCCCCTACGATTCCGACGATGGCGACGTCCTGACCGGCTGGGCACTCGCCGGTCACGGCATCATCATGAAGCCGCGCTTCGAGGTCGAACCCTTCCTGCGCGACTGGCGCCTGAAGGTCATCCTCACCGATACCCCGCCGATCCCGGTGCAGCTGGCCGCGGTGTTCCCGCACAAGAAGTTCCAGGACCCGAAGGTACGCCTGCTGCTCGATTTCATGGCCGAGCGCTGCCAGCGCATGATCCGCGATATTCTGGGCCGCAACTGA
- the xdhC gene encoding xanthine dehydrogenase accessory protein XdhC — protein MASTLSALRAFLADHPALARVEVREAKGSTPREEGTWMLVAPEAIFGTIGGGQLEFMAIDKAREMLAAKRSETGRDAGARLDIPLGPDIGQCCGGRVELAIEPVDKALRAELESRAKSDDDRLPQVLLFGGGHVGHALAQALALLPVRPLVVETRAEAIAGFPAEIETHLTAVPEEFVRDAPPGAAFVVLTHDHALDFLIVAEALKRGDAAYVGMIGSATKKATFKSWYLKTAGGNEADFARLVTPIGGAALRDKRPAVIAALAAAEIMTALAAAVPRASSA, from the coding sequence ATGGCGTCGACGCTCTCTGCCCTGCGCGCTTTCCTCGCCGATCACCCGGCCCTGGCCAGGGTCGAGGTGCGAGAGGCGAAAGGCTCGACCCCGCGCGAGGAAGGCACCTGGATGCTGGTCGCGCCTGAGGCCATCTTCGGCACCATCGGCGGCGGCCAGCTCGAATTCATGGCGATCGACAAGGCGCGCGAGATGCTTGCCGCGAAGCGGTCGGAGACGGGTCGTGATGCAGGCGCGCGGCTCGACATCCCGCTCGGACCCGACATCGGCCAGTGCTGCGGCGGCCGAGTCGAACTGGCGATCGAACCCGTCGACAAGGCACTGCGAGCCGAACTGGAAAGCCGGGCGAAAAGCGACGATGACAGGCTGCCGCAGGTGCTGCTGTTCGGCGGCGGTCATGTCGGCCACGCGCTGGCGCAGGCGTTGGCGCTGCTGCCGGTGCGGCCATTGGTCGTGGAAACCCGCGCCGAGGCCATCGCCGGCTTCCCGGCCGAGATCGAGACGCATCTGACGGCGGTGCCGGAGGAGTTCGTGCGCGATGCGCCGCCCGGCGCGGCCTTCGTCGTTCTCACCCACGACCATGCGCTCGACTTCCTGATCGTCGCCGAAGCGCTCAAGCGGGGCGATGCCGCCTATGTCGGGATGATCGGCTCGGCCACCAAGAAGGCGACGTTCAAGAGCTGGTACCTGAAGACCGCCGGCGGCAACGAGGCCGATTTTGCCCGCCTGGTGACCCCCATCGGCGGGGCGGCGCTGCGCGACAAGCGGCCGGCGGTGATCGCAGCACTCGCGGCAGCCGAGATCATGACGGCTCTTGCGGCGGCTGTTCCTCGCGCTTCTTCCGCCTGA
- the xdhB gene encoding xanthine dehydrogenase molybdopterin binding subunit, with the protein MNKHASAEIKAARIQGGVATDQRHDSAHKHVTGTAIYIDDMPEPAGLLHGCLGLSTVAHGTIRDMDLSGVRAAPGVVDVLTGADMPASNDISPTGRHDEPVLAEGKVEFFGQPIFAVIAETREQARRACRLARVVYDEEPFIIDVWDIDRRAGKVVTPPLTLKRGDAAAAIAAAPRRLKGSMRMGGQDHFYLEGHIALAIPGEDKDVTVISSTQHPSEVQHMVAHVLGVPSHAVTVEVRRMGGGFGGKETQGNQFAAIAAVAAKKLGRAVKIRPDRDDDMTATGKRHDFVVDYEVGFDDDGNILGVDYLYAARCGFSSDLSGPVTDRALFHCDNTYYYPAVQAQSAPLYTNTVSNTAFRGFGGPQGMVGCERVIDEVAFAVGKDPLEIRKLNFYGTTDRNVTPYHQKVEDNIVHRIVAELEESSEYARRRREIAAFNASSPVIKRGLALTPLKFGISFTATHFNQAGALVHVYADGSVHLNHGGTEMGQGLYVKVAQVVAEEFQIDIDQVKITATTTGKVPNTSATAASSGSDLNGMAAQAAARAIRDRLRDFAAEKYGVPLEQIEFLPNRVRVGNQEIPFGELTQQAYMARVQLSATGFYKTPKVRWDRDKGEGHPFYYFAYGAACAEVSIDTLTGEYMVERVDILHETGRSLNRAIDLGQIEGGFIQGMGWLTTEELVWDDKGRLRTHAPSTYKIPLASDRPKVFNVTLADWPENHEPTIHRSKAVGEPPFMLAMSVLHALSDAVASVADHRVCPRLDAPATPERVLMAVERLRREAAN; encoded by the coding sequence ATGAACAAGCACGCCTCCGCCGAAATCAAGGCCGCCCGCATCCAGGGCGGGGTGGCGACCGACCAGCGCCACGATTCGGCGCACAAGCACGTCACAGGCACCGCGATCTATATCGACGACATGCCCGAGCCCGCCGGCTTGCTCCATGGCTGTCTCGGTCTGTCGACCGTGGCGCACGGGACGATCCGCGACATGGATCTTTCGGGCGTGCGCGCCGCCCCTGGGGTCGTCGATGTTCTGACCGGCGCGGACATGCCGGCCTCCAACGACATCAGCCCGACCGGACGCCACGACGAGCCGGTGCTGGCAGAAGGCAAGGTCGAGTTCTTCGGCCAGCCGATCTTCGCCGTCATTGCCGAAACCCGCGAGCAGGCGCGGCGCGCCTGCCGGCTGGCCAGGGTCGTTTATGATGAGGAACCCTTCATCATCGACGTCTGGGACATCGACCGCCGCGCCGGCAAGGTCGTCACCCCGCCGCTGACCCTGAAGCGCGGCGATGCCGCGGCCGCAATCGCGGCCGCACCGCGCCGCCTCAAGGGGTCGATGCGCATGGGCGGCCAGGACCATTTCTACCTCGAAGGGCACATCGCGCTGGCGATCCCCGGCGAGGACAAGGACGTCACCGTCATCTCTTCAACCCAGCATCCGAGCGAGGTCCAGCACATGGTGGCGCATGTGCTCGGCGTGCCCTCGCACGCGGTCACCGTCGAGGTGCGGCGCATGGGCGGCGGCTTCGGCGGCAAGGAGACGCAGGGCAACCAGTTCGCCGCGATCGCGGCGGTGGCGGCCAAGAAGCTAGGCCGCGCCGTCAAGATCAGGCCCGACCGCGACGACGACATGACCGCGACCGGCAAGCGTCACGATTTCGTCGTCGACTACGAGGTCGGCTTCGACGACGACGGCAACATCCTCGGCGTCGACTATCTCTACGCCGCGCGCTGCGGCTTTTCCTCGGACCTTTCGGGGCCGGTCACCGACCGGGCGCTGTTCCACTGCGACAACACCTATTATTATCCGGCGGTCCAGGCGCAGTCGGCGCCGCTCTACACCAACACGGTGTCGAACACGGCCTTCCGAGGTTTCGGCGGCCCGCAAGGCATGGTCGGCTGCGAGCGGGTGATCGACGAGGTCGCCTTCGCGGTCGGCAAGGATCCTCTCGAGATCCGCAAGCTGAACTTCTACGGCACGACGGACCGCAACGTGACGCCCTACCACCAGAAGGTGGAGGACAACATCGTCCACCGCATCGTCGCCGAACTGGAAGAGAGTTCGGAATATGCCAGGCGACGGCGCGAGATTGCCGCCTTCAACGCCAGTTCCCCGGTGATCAAGCGCGGTCTGGCGCTGACGCCGCTGAAGTTCGGCATTTCCTTCACCGCCACCCATTTCAACCAGGCCGGCGCGCTGGTGCATGTCTATGCCGATGGCTCGGTGCACCTCAACCACGGCGGCACCGAGATGGGACAGGGGCTCTACGTCAAGGTCGCGCAGGTGGTGGCGGAGGAATTCCAGATCGACATCGATCAGGTGAAGATCACCGCGACGACGACCGGCAAGGTGCCCAACACCTCGGCGACCGCCGCCTCGTCGGGCTCCGACCTCAACGGCATGGCCGCCCAGGCGGCGGCGCGCGCCATCCGCGACCGGCTGCGTGACTTCGCGGCCGAGAAATATGGCGTGCCGCTCGAGCAGATCGAGTTCCTGCCCAACCGGGTGCGCGTCGGCAACCAGGAAATCCCGTTCGGCGAACTGACTCAGCAGGCCTACATGGCCCGCGTGCAGCTCTCGGCGACGGGCTTCTACAAGACGCCGAAGGTGCGCTGGGACCGCGACAAGGGCGAGGGCCACCCCTTCTATTATTTCGCCTATGGCGCTGCCTGCGCGGAGGTCTCGATCGACACGCTGACCGGCGAATACATGGTCGAGCGCGTCGACATCCTGCACGAGACCGGGCGTTCCCTGAACCGGGCGATCGATCTCGGGCAGATCGAGGGCGGTTTCATCCAGGGCATGGGCTGGCTGACGACCGAAGAGCTGGTCTGGGACGACAAGGGCCGGCTCCGCACCCACGCGCCGTCGACCTACAAGATCCCGCTCGCCTCGGACCGGCCGAAGGTCTTCAACGTGACGCTCGCCGACTGGCCGGAAAACCACGAGCCGACCATCCACCGCTCCAAGGCGGTGGGCGAGCCGCCCTTCATGCTGGCGATGTCTGTGCTGCACGCGTTGTCGGATGCGGTGGCGAGCGTCGCCGACCACAGGGTCTGCCCGCGCCTCGACGCGCCGGCGACGCCGGAGCGGGTGCTGATGGCGGTCGAGCGACTCCGGCGTGAGGCCGCCAACTAG
- the xdhA gene encoding xanthine dehydrogenase small subunit has product MAASNRIRFLLNDAEVALSDLRPDETLLDYLRLRRSLRGTKEGCAEGDCGACTVLVGRLTGDGLVYESVNACIRFLGSLHGCHVVTIEHLRGAEGGLHPVQQAMVDFHGSQCGFCTPGFVMSLYALWMRRAEPSDAEIEKALQGNLCRCTGYEAIVKAARAISTYGAVAGDALATERAAIEGNLRAMNDGRRVEIGSGKDRFVIPADVDDLAAVLEAEPQATIVAGATDVGLWVTKFMREIAPVVFISHLNELHQIEERDGVISIGACVSYTEAFEALAGRIPAFGPLIDRIGGEQVRNMGTIGGNIANGSPIGDTPPPLIALGARLTLRKGSERRTIALEEFFIDYGKQDRAPGEFVERVEVPVPAAGAHFAAYKISKRRDEDITAALGAFHMTLDGDGNVADIRIAYGGMAATPKRAANVEAALRGKPWKTETVEAAIAAYKRDFSPISDMRASADYRMLAAQNLLRRFLIETSGTTRPFQVARHEAA; this is encoded by the coding sequence GTGGCCGCCAGCAACCGGATCCGTTTTCTGCTCAACGATGCCGAGGTCGCGCTCTCGGACCTGCGTCCCGACGAGACGCTGCTCGACTATCTGAGGCTGCGCCGCTCGCTCAGGGGCACCAAGGAAGGCTGTGCGGAAGGCGATTGCGGCGCCTGCACGGTGCTGGTCGGACGGCTGACCGGCGACGGCCTCGTCTATGAGAGCGTCAATGCCTGCATCCGCTTCCTGGGGTCGCTGCATGGCTGCCACGTCGTCACCATCGAGCATCTGAGGGGCGCGGAGGGCGGGCTGCACCCGGTACAGCAGGCGATGGTCGATTTCCACGGGTCGCAATGCGGCTTCTGCACGCCGGGCTTCGTCATGTCGCTCTACGCGCTGTGGATGCGCCGGGCCGAGCCGAGCGACGCCGAGATCGAGAAGGCCCTGCAGGGCAATCTCTGCCGCTGCACCGGCTACGAGGCTATCGTCAAGGCCGCGCGCGCCATCTCAACCTACGGCGCGGTCGCGGGTGACGCGCTGGCAACGGAGCGTGCGGCGATCGAAGGCAATCTCAGGGCGATGAACGACGGCAGGCGCGTGGAAATCGGTTCGGGCAAGGACCGCTTCGTCATCCCCGCCGACGTCGACGACCTCGCCGCCGTGCTGGAAGCCGAGCCGCAGGCGACGATCGTCGCCGGCGCCACCGATGTCGGCCTGTGGGTGACCAAGTTCATGCGCGAGATCGCGCCGGTCGTGTTCATCTCGCACCTGAACGAGCTGCACCAGATCGAGGAACGCGACGGCGTCATCTCGATCGGCGCCTGCGTTTCCTACACCGAGGCCTTCGAGGCGCTTGCCGGCCGCATCCCGGCCTTCGGGCCGCTGATCGACCGTATCGGCGGCGAGCAGGTGCGCAACATGGGAACGATCGGCGGCAACATCGCCAACGGTTCGCCGATCGGCGACACGCCGCCGCCGCTGATCGCGCTCGGCGCTCGCCTCACCCTGCGCAAGGGGTCGGAACGGCGCACGATCGCGTTGGAGGAGTTTTTCATCGACTACGGCAAGCAGGACCGCGCGCCGGGCGAGTTCGTCGAACGCGTCGAGGTGCCGGTGCCGGCGGCCGGCGCGCATTTCGCGGCCTACAAGATCTCCAAGCGCCGCGACGAGGACATCACCGCCGCGCTCGGCGCTTTCCACATGACGCTCGACGGCGACGGCAACGTCGCCGACATCCGCATCGCCTATGGCGGCATGGCGGCGACGCCGAAGCGGGCGGCCAATGTCGAGGCTGCTCTGCGCGGCAAGCCATGGAAGACCGAGACGGTGGAAGCGGCGATCGCCGCCTATAAGCGGGATTTCAGCCCGATCAGCGACATGCGCGCCTCGGCCGATTACCGCATGCTGGCGGCGCAGAACCTGCTCCGGCGTTTCCTGATCGAGACGAGCGGCACGACAAGGCCGTTCCAGGTCGCGCGCCACGAGGCCGCGTGA
- the uraH gene encoding hydroxyisourate hydrolase, with amino-acid sequence MAAGEGRLTTHVLDTASGKPAAGLKISLYRVSGNSHTKVKDVTTNADGRCDAPLLEGTDFKPGQYELIFFAGDYLRASGTTLPEPAFLDQVPIRFGIAEDAHYHVPLLLSPYGYSTYRGS; translated from the coding sequence ATGGCGGCTGGTGAAGGACGACTGACCACACACGTGCTCGACACGGCTTCCGGCAAGCCGGCGGCGGGGCTGAAGATATCGCTCTACCGGGTGAGCGGCAATTCGCACACCAAGGTCAAGGACGTGACCACCAATGCCGACGGGCGCTGCGACGCGCCGCTGCTGGAAGGCACGGACTTCAAGCCCGGCCAGTATGAACTGATCTTCTTTGCCGGCGACTATCTGCGGGCCTCGGGCACCACGCTGCCGGAGCCGGCCTTCCTCGACCAGGTGCCGATCCGCTTCGGCATCGCCGAAGATGCGCATTATCACGTGCCGTTGCTGCTGTCGCCCTACGGCTATTCGACCTACAGGGGGAGTTGA
- the puuE gene encoding allantoinase PuuE, whose amino-acid sequence MQATRYPRDMRGYGANPPDPKWPGGAHVCVQFVVNYEEGGENNVLHGDAASEAFLSEIVGAAPWPGKRHWNMESIYEYGARAGFWRLHRMFTEAEVPVTVYGVASALARSPDQVAAMKNAGWEIASHGLRWIDYRDHSIDDERRDLAEAVRLHEEVVGERPAGLYVGRTSVNSVKLACEEGGFTWISDTYDDDLPYWLDHDGQGNAIAPQLVIPYTLDANDMRFATAQGFNSGDQFFAYLKDAFDTLYEEGKNGRPAMMNVGLHCRLVGRPGRAAALRRFIDYVKSHDKVWLARRIDIARHWMEHHPYQAPKLRPSRMEGAEFVERFGSIFEHSPWIAEGAWEMELGPAHDSAGGLHNALCRAFRSASEEERLGVLTAHPDLAGKLAQAKRLTAESSKEQASAGLDALTDAERTRFTELNTAYVEKFGFPFIIAVKGLNKDQILAAFEQRIDNDRQTEFDTACRQVERIALLRLRDLLPS is encoded by the coding sequence ATGCAGGCGACACGATATCCACGCGACATGCGCGGCTATGGCGCGAACCCGCCCGATCCGAAATGGCCGGGCGGCGCGCATGTCTGCGTGCAGTTCGTCGTCAACTACGAGGAAGGCGGCGAAAACAATGTCCTGCATGGCGACGCGGCCTCCGAGGCGTTCCTGTCCGAGATCGTCGGCGCCGCACCCTGGCCCGGCAAGCGCCACTGGAACATGGAATCGATCTACGAATACGGCGCCCGCGCCGGCTTCTGGCGTCTGCATCGAATGTTCACCGAGGCAGAGGTCCCGGTCACGGTCTATGGCGTCGCCTCCGCGCTTGCCCGTTCGCCGGACCAGGTCGCCGCCATGAAAAACGCCGGCTGGGAGATCGCCTCGCACGGCCTGCGCTGGATCGACTACCGCGACCACTCGATCGACGATGAACGCCGCGACCTCGCAGAAGCCGTGCGCCTGCACGAGGAAGTGGTCGGCGAACGCCCGGCCGGGCTCTATGTCGGCCGCACCTCGGTCAATTCGGTCAAGCTCGCCTGCGAGGAAGGCGGCTTCACCTGGATCTCCGACACCTATGACGACGACCTGCCCTACTGGCTCGACCATGACGGCCAGGGCAACGCGATCGCGCCGCAACTCGTCATCCCCTACACGCTCGACGCCAACGACATGCGTTTTGCCACCGCACAGGGTTTCAATTCGGGCGACCAGTTCTTCGCCTATCTGAAGGACGCCTTCGACACACTCTACGAGGAAGGCAAGAACGGCCGGCCGGCGATGATGAATGTCGGCCTGCATTGCCGCCTCGTCGGGCGCCCCGGCCGAGCGGCGGCGCTGAGGCGCTTCATCGACTACGTCAAGAGCCACGACAAGGTGTGGCTCGCCCGGCGCATCGACATCGCGCGGCACTGGATGGAACATCATCCTTACCAGGCGCCAAAGTTGCGGCCCTCGCGCATGGAAGGCGCCGAGTTCGTCGAGCGTTTTGGCTCGATCTTCGAGCATTCGCCCTGGATCGCCGAAGGCGCCTGGGAGATGGAACTCGGCCCGGCGCACGATTCCGCCGGCGGGCTGCACAACGCGCTTTGCCGCGCCTTCCGCTCGGCCAGCGAGGAGGAACGGCTCGGCGTCCTGACCGCGCACCCGGATCTTGCCGGCAAGCTCGCGCAGGCAAAGAGGCTGACGGCGGAATCGAGCAAGGAGCAGGCCTCGGCCGGGCTCGACGCGCTGACCGACGCCGAGCGGACGCGCTTCACCGAATTGAACACCGCCTATGTCGAAAAGTTCGGCTTCCCATTCATCATCGCCGTCAAGGGCCTGAACAAGGACCAGATCCTTGCCGCCTTCGAACAACGCATCGACAACGACCGCCAAACCGAGTTCGACACCGCCTGCCGGCAGGTCGAACGCATCGCGCTTCTGAGGCTCAGGGACCTGCTGCCGTCATGA